Proteins from a genomic interval of Capsicum annuum cultivar UCD-10X-F1 chromosome 4, UCD10Xv1.1, whole genome shotgun sequence:
- the LOC107867069 gene encoding uncharacterized protein LOC107867069: MNLQSVCPLLQHQPSIPKISQFHYPTISVVWKNNGRSNVRLDKTTPFVQSGSKFIPSLKRGFIVYASNSSPPGKLNYDGRESRDVRIISNNGSEPFRGKSGSVSFQGITHQMVEESKLVSAPFEEKRGSFLWVLAPIALISSLVLPRFFIAVAVDDLIKNATFAEIVTSFFSEVMFYIGLATYLRVTDSVQKPYLQFSAKRWSLITGLKGYITSAFFVMGFKIFAPLFALYVTWPSLGLPGLVAVAPFLLGCLVQYLFERFLDRHGSSSWPLVPIIFEVYRIYQLTRAMHFVEKLMFSMSGAPVTPELFDRSGALVALIVTFQVLGVTCLWSLLTFLQRLFPSRPVSENY, translated from the exons atgaacctGCAATCTGTTTGTCCTTTGCTTCAGCATCAACCTTCAATTCCCAAAATTTCTCAATTCCATTATCCCACT ATTTCTGTGGTGTGGAAGAACAATGGTAGAAGCAATGTTAGATTGGATAAAACAACTCCTTTTGTTCAGAGTGGTTCGAAAT TTATTCCGTCACTGAAGAGGGGATTCATAGTGTATGCCTCTAATTCCAGTCCTCCAGGAAAGTTGAATTATGATGGCAGGGAAAGTAGGGATGTGAGGATAATTTCCAATAATGGGTCTGAACCGTTTCGGGGTAAATCAGGTTCTGTTTCATTCCAAGGGATTACTCACCAAATGGTTGAAGAAAGTAAATTGGTGTCAGCCCCGTTTGAGGAAAAAAGAGGCTCCTTTCTTTGGGTTCTTGCTCCTATTGCATTGATCTCTTCGTTGGTTCTTCCTCGGTTCTTCATTGCGGTTGCCGTTGATGACTTGATCAAGAATGCAACCTTTGCAG AAATTGTTACATCATTTTTCTCTGAGGTCATGTTTTATATTGGCCTTGCGACATATCTTCGGGTCACTGACAGTGTTCAGAAGCCATATCTACAATTCAGTGCAAAGAGATGGAGCCTCATAACTGGGCTAAAGGGATATATAACATCTGCTTTCTTTGTAATGGGGTTTAAAATATTTGCCCCACTCTTCGCTCTTTATGTTACCTGGCCTTCACTTGGTTTACCGGGCTTGGTTGCAGTGGCACCTTTTCTGCTTGGCTGTTTGGTACAGTATTTATTCGAGCGATTTCTGGACAGACACGGATCATCTTCTTGGCCCTTGGTGCCAATTATTTTTGAG GTTTATAGGATATATCAGTTGACGAGAGCCATGCATTTTGTGGAGAAGTTGATGTTTTCCATGAGCGGAGCTCCTGTTACCCCCGAGTTGTTTGACAGAAGTGGTGCATTGGTTGCTTTGATAGTGACTTTCCAAGTCTTAGGAGTAACTTGCTTGTGGTCCTTGCTTACATTTCTTCAAAGGCTCTTTCCTTCCAGACCTGTTTCTGAAAACTACTAA
- the LOC107867070 gene encoding putative pentatricopeptide repeat-containing protein At3g23330, protein MTWKQAVSSAFLYSNRLVKSVCTVAVCSNTINPVPIKLQHYAHYSSFKVQVIHSKKIKDGSAHNSCSISNYILNLYTKSNQLASAQKLFDEIPQRDVRTWTILISGFAQFGVYVNALLFFIKMQKEGIVIPNEFTLSSVLKCCCSSISNGLRLGKSIHGWIITAAAIDLDVALENAMLDLYVKCEAIDYAERFFETMSYKNVVSWNIKLAGYLATEDVERSVKLFEMMPEKDVSSWNTIIDGLMRHGFHRHALKLLRQMTLDCPSFNEVTFSISLALMSSLRDLELGRQIHGKVKRLSIDKDMLVRALLIDMYCKCGQMEKASTIFQELREVTSEVQHSHYVPWSTIISGYIHNGMLKDALDVFSSMVRDRLEVDVFTLSSILSASANCGLLELGWQIHGYVQKLGHISDIFLISAIIDMYAKCGKLDSARLFFEQTKTWNIVVWTNMINSYAIHGKGLDAVQLFECMLNQRIAPNEVSFVSLLTACGHAGLVKEGCKYFRLMKQVYGIKPGVEHFSCMVDLFGRAGCLEEAYNFIHEHGISNMSEVWKVLLSSCLLHKNVKMARHVSEKLLELKPSEHSPYILLSNTCSEHENWDEASNLRGLMQERKIMKHPGQSWT, encoded by the coding sequence ATGACATGGAAGCAAGCGGTAAGCTCTGCGTTCCTTTACTCTAATCGACTTGTAAAATCTGTTTGTACAGTTGCAGTTTGTAGTAATACTATAAATCCAGTTCCCATAAAGCTTCaacattatgctcattattcttCCTTCAAAGTCCAAGTCATTCATTCCAAGAAAATCAAAGATGGCTCTGCGCACAACTCATGTAGTATCAGTAACTATATTTTGAATCTTTACACAAAAAGTAATCAATTAGCTTCTGCCCAGAAgctgtttgatgaaattcctcaAAGGGATGTTCGAACCTGGACGATACTCATTTCAGGTTTTGCTCAATTTGGGGTTTATGTAAatgcattattattttttattaagatgcAAAAAGAGGGTATTGTTATTCCTAATGAGTTCACTTTATCTAGTGTTCTCAAGTGTTGTTGTTCTAGTATTAGTAACGGGCTTCGATTAGGTAAGTCCATCCATGGCTGGATTATTACTGCTGCTGCCATTGATTTGGATGTTGCATTGGAGAATGCTATGCTTGATCTTTACGTGAAATGTGAGGCTATCGATTATGCTGAAAGGTTCTTTGAAACGATGAGTTATAAAAATGTGGTATCATGGAATATAAAGTTGGCGGGATATTTGGCTACGGAAGATGTGGAGAGAAGTGTTAAGCTCTTTGAAATGATGCCTGAGAAGGATGTTTCGAGCTGGAATACAATCATTGATGGACTTATGCGACATGGGTTTCATAGGCATGCACTTAAGCTCCTACGCCAAATGACCTTAGATTGTCCTTCTTTTAACGAAGTTACTTTTTCTATATCATTAGCTTTGATGTCTTCCCTTAGAGATCTCGAATTAGGGAGGCAGATCCATGGTAAAGTGAAGAGGTTGTCGATAGACAAAGACATGCTTGTAAGGGCCTTGTTGATTGATATGTATTGTAAATGTGGTCAAATGGAGAAGGCTTCTACGATTTTCCAAGAATTACGTGAAGTTACTAGTGAAGTACAACATTCACATTATGTTCCATGGAGTACAATTATATCAGGTTATATTCACAATGGCATGCTAAAAGATGCTTTAGATGTTTTTAGCTCCATGGTACGGGATCGATTGGAAGTTGATGTGTTTACACTGTCAAGCATTCTCAGTGCTTCTGCAAATTGTGGGCTTTTGGAACTTGGTTGGCAGATTCATGGCTATGTCCAAAAACTTGGACATATATCggacatatttttaatttcagCAATTATTGACATGTATGCCAAATGCGGAAAGCTAGATTCTGCTCGGTTGTTTTTTGAGCAAACGAAAACTTGGAATATTGTGGTGTGGACTAATATGATAAACAGTTATGCTATACATGGAAAAGGATTGGACGCTGTTCAGTTATTTGAGTGTATGCTGAATCAGAGGATTGCACCCAATGAAGTAAGTTTCGTCAGTCTTTTAACTGCATGTGGTCATGCAGGTTTGGTGAAAGAAGGATGCAAGTATTTTAGGTTGATGAAGCAAGTTTATGGCATCAAGCCTGGTGTTGAACATTTTTCTTGTATGGTTGATCTTTTCGGCCGAGCAGGTTGTTTAGAGGAGGCTTATAATTTCATTCATGAGCACGGCATCTCTAACATGTCTGAGGTTTGGAAGGTACTCTTATCTTCTTGCTTGCTGCATAAAAATGTAAAGATGGCAAGACATGTTTCTGAGAAATTGCTCGAACTTAAGCCGAGTGAACATAGTCCCTACATTCTGTTGTCAAATACTTGTTCAGAGCATGAAAATTGGGATGAAGCATCAAATTTAAGGGGTTTGATGCAGGAGAGGAAAATTATGAAACATCCAGGCCAATCATGGACTTAG